In one Musa acuminata AAA Group cultivar baxijiao chromosome BXJ2-5, Cavendish_Baxijiao_AAA, whole genome shotgun sequence genomic region, the following are encoded:
- the LOC103984714 gene encoding jacalin-related lectin 19, with protein MQAQKKVVGSSKTLKVGPWGGHGGSTWDDGINTGVREITLVYDQCIDSIRVEYDKNGKPFLAEKHGGNGGSTTTKIKLEHPEEYLTTISGHYCPMAYGGSPVIRSLTFKSNQRTFGPFGVQDGIPFTLPMEGGMIVGFSGRCGWYLDAIGWCISPFRTVKLYETLQHKIQRIGTMASRTLGNRDDQNGALATTKPRKTYA; from the exons ATG CAAGCACAAAAGAAGGTGGTCGGATCGAGCAAGACCCTGAAGGTAGGCCCTTGGGGAGGCCATGGTGGAAGCACTTGGGATGATGGGATCAACACAGGAGTAAGGGAGATCACTCTTGTGTATGATCAATGCATTGACTCAATTCGGGTTGAATATGACAAGAATGGGAAGCCTTTTCTGGCAGAAAAGCATGGAGGAAATGGTGGCAGCACGACCACAAAG ATTAAACTGGAGCATCCAGAAGAATACCTGACAACCATAAGTGGCCACTACTGTCCTATGGCATATGGTGGTTCTCCTGTCATCAGATCACTTACATTCAAGAGCAACCAGAGGACTTTTGGGCCTTTCGGCGTCCAGGATGGGATCCCATTCACCTTGCCAATGGAGGGAGGcatgatagttgggttcagtggaAGGTGTGGCTGGTACCTCGATGCAATTGGCTGGTGCATCTCACCATTCCGTACTGTGAAGCTCTATGAAACACTGCAGCATAAGATCCAGAGGATAGGCACTATGGCATCCAGAACATTAGGAAATCGAGATGACCAAAATGGTGCACTTGCCACCACTAAACCCCGGAAGACATATGCTTAA
- the LOC103984713 gene encoding ELF3-like protein 2, translating to MKGAKDDDRVMGPLFPRLHVNDPDKGGPRAPPRNKMALYEQLSVPSQRFNSASSTLPFPPRNSSNLVPSLPSSQGCGHRNNMFSPLYMTPPVPVSSAEVINSQTSDRMNRIATRMEFERKSIKQTSSGNLFGTGSAAAECSTQRPRNPNVKKSRGKMLDDVDDIVVPTFDQSEVLASLKKDAHMTDAGKLSTLSSRQTHKSPAAIDFSVQCPNSNEKPLGQTDSIETKSKNSIINRFGKNSKETSLIEEPKETKENSASHRAAERLSSSKDCLVRDNTGNLHVTEKSVNGNPELCQENGNLNGCQTLNDHVLLNNAEAQRARSELCSEASPEKGQRTLNLSENCQKEASGSLECGDAVRQDDTLEPSMVDTVSWLGISPDDIVGVIGPKHFWKARRAIINQQRVFAIQVFELHRLIKVQKLMAASPHLLLEGNPYISRSPVEAPSKTLLPQGNTTSQPEEFRPKDDQKPKQNVEQPPEDISGIPALPACEDGPKGGSQGQVPKVGPNSGYLSPVPVAPDDKSSPCCFPPLTNQWLVPVMSPSEGLVYKPYMGPCPPTGGFMTPHGSCTPLGMSHVAGDFINSAYGVPASHRPPNMGVMSGPPAIVPHYFPTPYGIQALNPLISTSAVEQVNNLAGSQPNVQTGQCSRSSCNMSHHPKEAFSGHRGKFRESKNSELQGSTASSPAEKAQPNGRSTSPLLSTALAANNHTCPSQSSGRDSCTRVIKVVPHNARSATESAARIFRSIQKERQQHDS from the exons GGATGTGGGCATCGTAATAATATGTTTTCTCCACTGTATATGACTCCTCCAGTGCCTGTTAGTTCTGCAGAGGTAATTAATTCTCAAACATCTGACAGAATGAATAGAATTGCGACAAGGATGGAATTTGAGAGAAAATCCATAAAGCAAACAAGCTCTGGAAATTTGTTTGGCACAGGATCGGCTGCTGCTGAATGTAGTACACAACGGCCACGCAACCCTAATGTGAAGAAGTCTAGAGGGAAAATGTTGGATGATGTGGATGATATAGTAGTTCCTACCTTTGATCAGTCAGAAGTCCTTGCATCCTTGAAGAAAGATGCACATATGACAGATGCAGGTAAGTTATCTACCCTTAGCTCCCGGCAAACACATAAGAGTCCTGCTGCGATCGATTTTTCAGTTCAGTGTCCAAATTCAAATGAGAAGCCCTTAGGACAAACAGATAGCATTGAGACCAAATCAAAAAATTCTATTATAAATCGTTTTGGAAAAAACTCTAAGGAAACTTCATTAATTGAAGAGCCaaaggaaaccaaagagaattctgcTTCTCATAGAGCTGCTGAGAGATTAAGCAGTTCAAAAGATTGTTTGGTTAGAGATAACACAGGTAATTTACATGTCACTGAGAAATCAGTGAATGGAAATCCAGAGTTGTGTCAAGAAAATGGTAATTTGAATGGATGTCAGACCTTGAATGACCATGTTCTTTTAAATAATGCCGAAGCTCAGAGAGCCAGAAGTGAATTATGTTCTGAAGCATCACCTGAAAAAGGTCAAAGAACTTTAAATTTGTCTGAGAACTGCCAAAAAGAGGCCAGTGGGTCACTGGAATGTGGAGATGCAGTAAGACAAGATGATACATTGGAGCCCTCCATGGTCGACACAGTATCATGGTTGGGGATATCCCCAGATGATATTGTTGGAGTAATTGGTCCAAAGCACTTTTGGAAAGCCCGAAGAGCCATTATCAA TCAGCAGAGGGTTTTCGCGATACAAGTGTTTGAGCTTCATAGGTTGATAAAG GTTCAGAAGCTGATGGCTGCATCGCCACATTTACTTCTGGAAGGCAATCCCTACATAAGCCGATCTCCAGTAGAAGCACCCAGTAAGACCCTATTACCTCAAGGTAACACAACTTCTCAGCCAGAGGAATTTAGACCTAAAGATGATCAGAAGCCAAAACAGAATGTGGAGCAGCCACCAGAAGACATTTCTGGTATCCCAGCTCTTCCTGCATGTGAGGATGGACCTAAAGGAGGTTCACAAGGTCAAGTTCCAAAAGTTGGTCCCAACTCTGGATACTTGTCACCGGTGCCAGTAGCTCCTGATGACAAATCAAGTCCTTGTTGTTTTCCTCCTTTGACAAATCAATGGTTAGTTCCTGTTATGTCGCCTTCAGAAGGACTTGTTTACAAGCCCTATATGGGACCTTGTCCACCAACTGGTGGCTTCATGACCCCTCATGGAAGCTGTACGCCACTCGGCATGTCCCATGTGGCTGGAGACTTCATAAACTCAGCTTATGGTGTTCCAGCATCTCATCGGCCACCAAATATGGGTGTTATGTCCGGGCCTCCTGCAATCGTACCCCACTATTTTCCTACACCTTATGGCATTCAAGCTTTGAACCCACTCATATCAACCTCTGCAGTGGAGCAGGTCAACAATCTAGCTGGGTCACAGCCCAATGTGCAAACTGGGCAGTGTTCAAGGAGCTCATGCAATATGTCCCATCATCCGAAGGAAGCATTTTCTGGCCATCGTGGGAAGTTTCGAGAGTCAAAGAACAGCGAGTTACAAGGAAGCACAGCAAGCAGTCCTGCTGAGAAGGCACAACCAAATGGAAGAAGCACGTCTCCACTCCTTTCTACGGCTTTAGCAGCAAACAACCATACTTGCCCATCACAATCCAGTGGTCGAGATAGCTGCACTCGTGTGATCAAGGTTGTGCCTCACAATGCTAGGTCTGCTACAGAGTCAGCAGCTAGGATTTTCCGGTCGATACAAAAAGAAAGACAACAGCATGATTCATGA